From the genome of Verrucomicrobiia bacterium, one region includes:
- a CDS encoding AbrB/MazE/SpoVT family DNA-binding domain-containing protein has product MITKAESVYFSIKGQVVIPRRLRKEFEIEEGTRAYVEATPEGILLKPVTTKFIRGLRGSLKGKGVLKAMMEDRKAEREL; this is encoded by the coding sequence ATGATAACAAAAGCGGAATCGGTTTACTTCTCGATCAAAGGCCAGGTCGTCATTCCCCGACGATTGCGCAAGGAATTTGAGATTGAGGAGGGCACGCGCGCCTACGTGGAAGCCACGCCGGAAGGCATCCTCCTTAAACCCGTCACCACCAAATTCATTCGTGGGTTGCGCGGTTCGCTCAAGGGCAAGGGCGTGTTGAAGGCGATGATGGAAGACCGTAAGGCGGAACGGGAGCTTTGA
- the corA gene encoding magnesium/cobalt transporter CorA: MIRSLAFTTQGRLHTRNVEMFLMPTLLNDTNLFLWVDLENPTEEEQKFVLEDLFHFHPLSIQDCVQTSPSPKVEEFSPKEDEAFAPYLFMLIHAVDYSRKDGVFATSELNFFLGKNFLVTYHDGPSRSITQTEEQAINATMHIARAPDRVAYTLLDSIVENYKPALDELSLEIAELEEQALQSPSVETLNKIIQIKKEVMHLRQIIGPQREVLARFARGEFKLIRSHLVPYYRNVYDGLFQISELAQSYTDSLTGILQVYLSMSSNRTGEVVKALTLITILSTPATLIASWYGMNFQKDMHEIHWEHGYLFVFALAALTTLATYWYLKRRNWF, translated from the coding sequence ATGATTCGCTCACTTGCCTTCACCACTCAGGGTCGTTTGCACACCCGCAATGTCGAGATGTTTCTCATGCCGACGCTGCTCAACGATACCAACCTGTTTCTCTGGGTGGATTTGGAAAACCCAACCGAGGAGGAGCAGAAATTTGTGCTGGAAGACCTGTTCCATTTCCATCCGCTTTCCATCCAGGACTGCGTGCAGACCAGTCCGTCCCCCAAGGTGGAGGAGTTCTCGCCCAAGGAGGACGAGGCGTTTGCGCCGTATCTGTTCATGCTGATTCACGCGGTGGATTACAGTCGCAAGGACGGCGTGTTTGCCACGAGCGAGTTGAACTTCTTTCTGGGCAAAAATTTTCTCGTCACGTATCACGACGGACCGTCGCGGAGCATCACACAGACCGAGGAACAAGCCATCAACGCCACGATGCACATCGCCCGCGCGCCGGATCGCGTGGCGTACACGTTGTTGGATTCCATCGTGGAAAATTACAAACCGGCGCTGGACGAGCTTTCGCTCGAGATCGCCGAACTTGAAGAGCAGGCGTTGCAATCGCCCTCGGTGGAGACGTTGAACAAAATCATCCAGATCAAAAAAGAAGTGATGCACCTGCGTCAGATCATCGGCCCGCAACGCGAGGTGCTGGCCCGGTTTGCGCGCGGTGAATTCAAACTGATCCGGTCGCACCTCGTGCCGTATTACCGCAATGTTTACGATGGGTTGTTTCAGATTTCCGAACTGGCGCAGAGCTACACCGACTCGCTGACCGGGATTCTGCAGGTTTACCTCAGCATGTCGTCGAACCGCACCGGCGAAGTGGTGAAGGCGCTGACGCTCATCACGATTCTTTCCACGCCGGCGACGCTGATCGCCAGTTGGTACGGCATGAATTTCCAGAAGGATATGCACGAAATTCATTGGGAACACGGTTACCTGTTCGTCTTCGCGCTGGCGGCGCTCACCACCCTGGCGACGTATTGGTATTTGAAACGGCGCAACTGGTTCTGA
- a CDS encoding endo-1,4-beta-xylanase, whose protein sequence is MHLNRRDFLKTTAAATLAFAPGIGAAKVGKDQPTDEEILSQCPARIEQYRQSAGQIRLRDSQGRPVVGAPIRLEQLRHDFRFGSNAFMLDHVGDPDLEAQYRRRFATVFNFATLGFYWANYEAKRGQPNYEYTDRVVAWCREQGITCKGHPLVWDHPAGSPDWLPESDAELEALSTARVREIIARYQGRIDVWDVVNEATHIPEGANQTRMARWAKRLGPVEYVTKHLRVARAAHPTATLLVNDYRHDAPYLKLLRSVSDESKSLFDVVGLQTHMHDRVWPLSTVWRVGDAYAELGRPLHFTETTILSGPRLGPGENWGDTTAEGEARQAEQTANLYTALFAHPAVEAITWWDFSDRGAWQRAPAGWLRRDMSPKPVYERLKTLIREQWWSKLEGRSDAAGAMSVRAFHGTHRITVKTPDDRTITKEVQWRPGAKNQIDIELS, encoded by the coding sequence ATGCATCTGAACCGCCGCGACTTTCTGAAAACCACCGCTGCGGCCACGCTGGCGTTCGCTCCGGGAATCGGAGCGGCGAAAGTCGGCAAAGATCAGCCGACGGACGAAGAGATTCTTTCCCAATGCCCGGCTCGCATCGAGCAGTACCGCCAGAGCGCGGGGCAAATCCGATTGCGCGATTCGCAGGGACGACCGGTGGTTGGCGCGCCCATCCGTCTCGAACAACTGCGCCACGATTTTCGGTTTGGGAGCAATGCGTTCATGCTGGATCACGTTGGTGATCCGGACCTGGAAGCTCAATACCGCCGCCGATTCGCCACCGTGTTCAATTTTGCCACGCTGGGTTTCTATTGGGCGAATTACGAAGCGAAACGCGGCCAGCCGAATTACGAATACACCGATCGCGTCGTCGCGTGGTGTCGGGAACAGGGCATTACCTGCAAGGGGCATCCGCTGGTCTGGGATCATCCCGCCGGTTCACCCGATTGGCTGCCGGAAAGTGACGCCGAGCTGGAAGCGCTCTCGACCGCGCGGGTCCGTGAGATTATTGCCCGTTACCAAGGGCGCATTGACGTGTGGGACGTGGTCAACGAAGCCACGCATATTCCCGAAGGCGCCAACCAGACGCGAATGGCGCGTTGGGCCAAACGCCTCGGTCCGGTGGAATACGTGACCAAACATTTGCGCGTGGCGCGCGCGGCCCATCCGACCGCAACGTTGCTGGTAAATGATTATCGCCATGACGCTCCCTACCTGAAGTTGCTGCGAAGCGTGTCGGACGAATCGAAATCGCTCTTCGACGTCGTGGGTTTGCAGACGCACATGCACGACCGGGTCTGGCCGTTGTCCACCGTCTGGAGGGTTGGCGATGCCTACGCGGAACTGGGGCGACCGCTGCATTTTACGGAAACCACCATCTTGAGTGGTCCGCGGTTGGGGCCGGGTGAAAATTGGGGCGACACCACGGCGGAAGGCGAGGCACGTCAGGCGGAGCAAACGGCGAATCTTTACACGGCGCTTTTTGCGCATCCGGCGGTGGAAGCGATTACCTGGTGGGACTTTTCTGATCGCGGCGCCTGGCAGCGCGCTCCAGCCGGTTGGTTGCGGCGCGATATGTCGCCCAAACCGGTTTACGAGCGCCTGAAAACGCTCATCCGCGAACAATGGTGGAGCAAGCTTGAAGGCCGTTCGGATGCGGCGGGCGCCATGTCGGTGCGAGCCTTTCACGGCACCCACCGGATCACCGTCAAAACACCGGACGACCGCACGATCACGAAGGAAGTTCAGTGGCGACCGGGCGCAAAAAACCAAATTGACATCGAACTGTCATGA
- a CDS encoding exo-alpha-sialidase, which translates to MNRSFHFPICRAQFRLRFALSLLLGLMLISLTSGVAGELCIERLFGPEVKTGPYKHPARIEALANGDLYVVYYGGEGEYALDTGVFGARLKSGRRKWTQPVRIAHDPFRSLGNGVVWQAPDGLVWLFYVVRYGDTWSSSRVQAKVSTDYAQTWSDAFPLASEEGMMVCNRPIVLSSGDYLLPLYQERGNDTEVIAPDSAGLFLHYDVKRKVWQQTGRIRSATGNIQPVAVEIQKDQLVAYARRGGDYEPTTNGWAIRAESHDGGWTWSPGVNSSFKNPNAALDFIKLASGKLLLVFNDNMNERTPLTVALSADGDQSWPWRRNVAEGPYDYAYPVAAQTRDGKIHLIFTSHERTVINHAVFDEDWIQHGGPVKSWLAQ; encoded by the coding sequence ATGAACCGATCCTTTCATTTCCCGATTTGCCGCGCGCAATTTCGACTTCGATTCGCACTGAGCCTGCTGCTGGGATTAATGCTGATCTCGCTCACGTCCGGCGTTGCCGGCGAGTTGTGCATCGAACGCCTGTTTGGGCCGGAAGTAAAGACCGGTCCGTACAAACATCCGGCGCGCATCGAGGCGCTCGCGAACGGCGATCTCTACGTGGTTTATTACGGCGGTGAAGGTGAATACGCGCTCGACACGGGCGTGTTCGGCGCGCGCTTGAAGTCCGGCCGCCGCAAGTGGACCCAGCCGGTGCGCATTGCCCACGATCCATTCCGCTCGCTCGGCAACGGCGTGGTCTGGCAGGCGCCGGACGGTTTGGTCTGGCTGTTTTACGTCGTGCGCTACGGCGACACCTGGTCCAGCTCGCGCGTCCAAGCCAAAGTCTCCACCGACTACGCCCAGACTTGGTCAGATGCGTTTCCGTTGGCCAGTGAGGAAGGCATGATGGTGTGCAATCGTCCCATTGTTTTGTCGAGCGGCGATTATCTGCTGCCGCTGTATCAAGAGCGAGGCAATGACACGGAAGTGATCGCGCCCGACAGTGCGGGACTGTTCCTGCACTATGACGTGAAGCGCAAGGTCTGGCAGCAAACGGGCCGCATCCGCTCGGCGACGGGCAACATCCAGCCCGTGGCGGTGGAAATCCAAAAGGATCAGCTCGTGGCGTACGCGCGGCGCGGCGGCGATTACGAGCCTACCACCAACGGCTGGGCCATCCGCGCGGAATCGCACGACGGCGGTTGGACTTGGAGTCCGGGCGTAAATTCGTCATTCAAGAATCCCAATGCCGCGTTGGATTTCATCAAGCTGGCCAGCGGCAAGCTGCTGCTGGTGTTCAATGATAACATGAACGAACGCACGCCGTTGACGGTGGCTCTTTCCGCCGATGGCGATCAATCCTGGCCCTGGCGGCGGAATGTGGCTGAAGGGCCTTACGATTACGCCTACCCGGTGGCGGCGCAGACGCGCGATGGAAAAATCCATCTGATCTTCACCTCGCACGAACGCACGGTCATCAATCACGCGGTGTTTGACGAAGATTGGATTCAGCACGGCGGCCCGGTAAAAAGCTGGCTGGCCCAGTGA
- a CDS encoding alpha/beta hydrolase — protein MKIRRILRWFFLTLLGLVGLLGVIVGSAWWYFHPSVERTDGIVYGRRGERELALDVIKPHRANGLGVLVMVSGGWKSKHPGELSTWMAASLLRRGYTVIPVYHVSQPEASIMEIITDVNRAVRFVRHHAREYDIDPQRLGVTGGSAGGHLSLMLATRGGPGPADASDPVDRESSAVQSVAIFFPVTDLLNLGKSTENLGDGGPPKSFRRAFGPEGTNLPVWQVIGRDCSPIYHVTTNLPPILIYHGDADTLTPLEQSEWFIAKTEAVGHPAKLVVHHGGHHGWPSMIFDLRRFADWFDQTLRNPK, from the coding sequence ATGAAGATTCGTCGGATCTTACGCTGGTTCTTTTTGACGCTGCTTGGCCTGGTCGGGCTGCTCGGGGTGATCGTGGGTTCCGCCTGGTGGTATTTCCATCCATCCGTCGAGCGCACGGATGGAATCGTGTATGGCCGGCGCGGGGAACGGGAGCTGGCGTTGGACGTCATCAAACCGCATCGGGCGAATGGCCTCGGCGTCTTGGTGATGGTCAGCGGTGGTTGGAAATCAAAGCATCCTGGCGAACTCAGCACCTGGATGGCGGCGTCCCTGTTGCGTCGGGGTTACACGGTGATTCCGGTCTATCATGTGTCACAACCCGAGGCGAGCATCATGGAGATCATCACGGATGTGAACCGCGCCGTGCGCTTCGTTCGCCATCACGCTCGTGAATACGACATAGACCCGCAACGACTGGGCGTCACGGGGGGCAGCGCTGGAGGTCACCTGAGTTTGATGCTGGCAACGCGCGGCGGGCCGGGGCCGGCGGACGCAAGCGACCCGGTGGATCGCGAGAGCAGCGCAGTGCAATCGGTGGCAATCTTTTTTCCCGTGACGGATTTGTTGAACCTCGGCAAGTCCACGGAAAACCTGGGTGACGGTGGTCCGCCCAAAAGCTTCCGGCGCGCGTTCGGTCCGGAGGGAACGAACCTGCCGGTCTGGCAGGTGATTGGCCGCGATTGCTCGCCGATTTATCATGTGACGACGAATCTGCCGCCCATCCTCATCTATCATGGCGACGCCGACACGCTGACGCCGCTTGAACAATCCGAGTGGTTCATCGCGAAAACGGAGGCAGTTGGGCATCCCGCCAAACTGGTCGTGCATCACGGCGGCCATCATGGTTGGCCCAGCATGATTTTTGATCTTCGCCGTTTTGCCGATTGGTTTGATCAAACGCTGCGAAATCCGAAGTGA
- a CDS encoding TIGR00730 family Rossman fold protein has translation MSVKSEKASVDPELHRRVLELIKFKGGGYNEEAVADIIENALKLLQDVKDTGDVRVIQTAVRELRYAYRLFAPYARRRKVTIFGSARTASNKLEYQTAVEFGHKIVQAGFMVITGAGSGIMQAGHEGAGSENSFGANIRLPWEQNANPVIAQDKKLVTFKYFFTRKLTFIRHSDAIVLFPGGFGTMDEGYEAITLMQTGKSQLMPLVLVDKPGGTYWKTWDKNIREHLLRDGLISPDDLHLYRITDNADEAVKIVSRFYRNFHSTRFVKDLLVIRLRHAPTDTALEAMNEDFADLISGAPIKRIEPTPEEREDQDCLEQQRIAFGFNRRDYGRLRQMVDVLNSL, from the coding sequence GTGAGTGTGAAATCTGAAAAAGCTTCGGTGGACCCGGAATTACATCGGCGGGTCCTGGAACTCATCAAATTCAAAGGCGGCGGCTACAACGAAGAAGCCGTGGCGGACATCATCGAAAACGCGCTGAAACTGCTGCAGGACGTGAAGGACACCGGCGACGTGCGGGTCATTCAAACCGCCGTGCGCGAGTTGCGTTACGCTTACCGTTTGTTCGCGCCCTACGCCCGCCGCCGCAAAGTGACCATCTTCGGCTCGGCCCGCACCGCGTCGAACAAATTGGAATATCAAACGGCCGTCGAGTTCGGCCACAAGATTGTCCAGGCCGGGTTCATGGTCATTACCGGCGCGGGTTCGGGCATCATGCAGGCCGGACATGAAGGCGCCGGTTCGGAGAACAGCTTCGGCGCGAACATCCGGTTGCCGTGGGAACAGAACGCCAATCCCGTCATCGCCCAGGATAAAAAGCTGGTCACCTTCAAATACTTCTTCACGCGCAAACTCACGTTCATCCGCCACTCGGATGCCATCGTCCTTTTCCCCGGCGGTTTCGGCACCATGGATGAAGGTTACGAAGCGATCACGCTCATGCAAACCGGCAAGAGCCAGCTCATGCCGCTGGTGTTGGTGGATAAACCCGGCGGCACGTACTGGAAAACGTGGGATAAAAACATCCGGGAACATCTGCTGCGCGACGGACTGATTTCACCCGACGATTTGCATCTCTATCGCATCACCGATAATGCCGATGAAGCGGTGAAAATTGTCTCCCGGTTTTATCGCAATTTCCATTCGACCCGCTTTGTCAAAGACCTGCTGGTGATCCGGCTGCGTCACGCGCCGACCGACACCGCGCTGGAAGCCATGAATGAAGATTTTGCCGACCTCATTTCGGGCGCGCCCATCAAGCGCATCGAACCCACGCCCGAGGAGCGCGAAGATCAGGATTGCCTCGAACAGCAGCGCATTGCGTTCGGCTTCAACCGTCGCGATTACGGCCGCCTGCGCCAGATGGTGGACGTGTTGAACAGCCTGTAG
- a CDS encoding type II toxin-antitoxin system VapC family toxin: MATKVLDSWALIAFLEDEPAAEAVEKLLGQAAADKHKLLLSVVNWGEIYYNTMREVSQEAAEQTAREIAALPIDIVGVGDDLQLAKQAAIYKATHKMSYADCFAAALAKIRNCELLTGDPEFKEVEKEIKINWLK; encoded by the coding sequence ATGGCCACCAAAGTCTTGGATAGCTGGGCGCTCATCGCGTTCCTGGAGGACGAACCGGCGGCAGAAGCCGTGGAAAAACTGCTGGGGCAGGCGGCGGCGGACAAGCACAAGCTCTTGTTGAGCGTCGTAAACTGGGGCGAGATTTACTACAACACCATGCGCGAAGTTTCGCAGGAAGCCGCCGAGCAAACCGCCCGCGAGATAGCCGCGCTACCCATTGACATCGTGGGCGTGGGCGACGATCTCCAGCTAGCAAAGCAAGCCGCCATCTACAAGGCCACGCACAAAATGTCCTACGCCGACTGTTTCGCCGCTGCGTTGGCAAAGATCAGAAATTGCGAACTCCTCACCGGCGACCCGGAATTCAAGGAAGTGGAAAAGGAAATCAAAATCAACTGGCTCAAATAG
- a CDS encoding glycoside hydrolase family 5 protein has protein sequence MNRRRIHFAATAATALRLWPSAGYAALSFMRHFLSQIKSSSGCGSWLLVAGLLVATGQLSFSAEPGLSVNEHGELRWQGVPFRGMGVNYYDAFVRTLERAPRTNYDAGFRELAARQIPFVRFSAGGYWPVNWQLYQTNRAQYFTQLDAVVQSAERQGIGLIPSLFWNLSAVPDLMDEPCTRWGDTNSRTIAFMRDYTRELVTRYVKSPAIWAWEFGNEYNLAADLPNAATHRPPVAPHLGTPAQRTAEDEVTHDDIRIAFRAFANEVRKYDPHRLIISGNAFPRPSAWHQKQERSWRNDTPEQFAVMLAADNPSPINSLSVRAYDLTNDLGRLAQAVAVARAEQKPLFVGEFGVPGNDTPTARTDFAAILSAIEINQIPLSALWVFDFDYQAKDWNVTATNGRGWQLDAIQQANERLRVQSNASPAR, from the coding sequence ATGAACCGGCGTCGGATTCATTTTGCCGCCACCGCTGCAACCGCGTTGCGCCTTTGGCCCAGCGCCGGTTACGCTGCCTTGAGCTTTATGCGTCATTTTCTTTCCCAGATTAAATCAAGCAGCGGATGCGGAAGCTGGTTGCTGGTGGCCGGACTTTTAGTGGCTACCGGTCAATTGAGCTTCTCCGCGGAACCGGGTTTATCCGTCAATGAACACGGCGAGTTGCGGTGGCAAGGCGTGCCGTTTCGCGGCATGGGCGTGAATTATTACGATGCGTTCGTGCGTACCTTGGAACGCGCGCCGCGAACGAACTACGACGCGGGCTTTCGCGAACTGGCCGCGCGGCAGATTCCGTTCGTCCGCTTTTCTGCCGGTGGTTACTGGCCCGTCAACTGGCAACTTTATCAAACCAACCGCGCGCAGTACTTCACGCAATTGGACGCGGTGGTGCAGAGCGCCGAACGGCAGGGGATCGGCTTGATTCCGTCGTTGTTCTGGAACTTGAGCGCCGTGCCGGACCTGATGGACGAACCTTGTACGCGCTGGGGCGATACGAACAGTCGCACCATTGCGTTCATGCGCGATTACACCCGCGAACTGGTGACGCGCTACGTAAAATCGCCAGCCATCTGGGCCTGGGAATTTGGCAACGAATATAATCTGGCCGCGGATCTGCCCAACGCCGCCACGCATCGCCCGCCAGTGGCCCCGCACCTGGGCACGCCCGCGCAACGCACTGCGGAAGACGAAGTGACGCATGACGATATCCGGATCGCCTTCCGCGCGTTCGCCAATGAGGTACGAAAATACGATCCGCATCGGTTGATTATCAGTGGCAACGCTTTTCCCCGTCCCTCGGCCTGGCACCAAAAACAGGAACGCAGTTGGCGGAACGATACCCCGGAACAATTCGCGGTAATGCTCGCGGCGGATAATCCTTCGCCCATCAACTCGCTTTCCGTCCGCGCCTACGATCTGACCAACGACCTGGGCCGACTCGCTCAAGCGGTGGCGGTGGCGCGCGCGGAACAAAAGCCGTTGTTCGTGGGCGAGTTCGGCGTGCCGGGTAATGACACTCCCACGGCCCGCACCGATTTCGCCGCGATTCTTTCCGCCATTGAAATCAATCAAATTCCCTTGAGCGCGCTCTGGGTGTTTGATTTCGATTATCAGGCCAAGGATTGGAATGTCACCGCGACCAACGGGCGCGGCTGGCAGTTGGACGCAATCCAACAAGCCAACGAGCGGCTGCGCGTTCAGTCAAACGCCTCGCCGGCGCGTTAG
- a CDS encoding sigma-54 dependent transcriptional regulator, with translation MKPTLLIVDDEKPTREGLRAALEERFDVYLAEDARSAFDLLETENFEVLLTDFKMPNEDGMKLIARAKSLAKPPVCILMTAYGSEELAVEAMKRGADDYIAKGRMQIDELEMRIARAVRAQKLESENVTLRQQLDDKFGLENIIGKSTAMLEVFETVKQVAPTRATVLILGESGTGKEMIAKAIHQLSPRAKQPLVSVHCAALSPSLLESELFGHERGAFTGAHERRIGRFEQAQGGTLFLDEIGEIDPTLQIKLLRFLGERTFERVGSNKTQTADVRLMAATNKDLEAMVKAGTFREDLYFRLKIVELYLPPLRERMEDVPLLATNFLREYAKENGKAIADFTTDAMGMLLNHRWPGNVRELRATIESAVVMCRGERISARDLPRTVRSETAPTSDPARLLVKNNLTVKEAEKQLIIRALKETGGNRTLAAQKIGMPRRTFHRKLHTYHLEGF, from the coding sequence ATGAAACCGACCCTGTTGATTGTGGATGACGAAAAGCCGACGCGCGAAGGCTTGCGCGCCGCGTTGGAGGAACGCTTTGATGTTTATCTGGCGGAGGACGCCAGGAGCGCGTTCGACCTGCTCGAGACGGAAAACTTCGAGGTGTTGTTGACCGACTTCAAAATGCCGAATGAAGACGGCATGAAACTGATTGCGCGGGCCAAGTCCCTGGCCAAACCACCGGTCTGCATTTTAATGACCGCCTATGGTTCGGAGGAACTGGCTGTGGAAGCGATGAAGCGCGGCGCGGACGATTACATCGCCAAGGGGCGGATGCAGATTGACGAGTTGGAAATGCGCATTGCCCGCGCGGTGCGCGCGCAAAAGCTCGAATCGGAAAACGTCACGTTACGGCAACAGTTGGATGACAAGTTCGGACTGGAAAACATCATCGGCAAATCCACCGCGATGCTGGAGGTGTTTGAAACGGTCAAGCAGGTGGCCCCCACGCGGGCCACGGTGCTGATTCTCGGCGAAAGCGGCACCGGCAAGGAGATGATTGCCAAAGCCATTCACCAGCTCAGTCCGCGCGCCAAACAACCGCTGGTCTCGGTGCATTGCGCGGCGCTCTCGCCTTCGCTGCTCGAGAGCGAACTGTTCGGTCACGAACGCGGCGCGTTCACCGGGGCGCACGAGCGGCGCATCGGCCGCTTTGAGCAAGCCCAGGGCGGCACGCTGTTTCTCGATGAGATCGGCGAAATTGATCCCACGCTGCAAATCAAACTGCTGCGCTTTCTGGGCGAACGCACGTTCGAGCGGGTCGGTTCAAACAAAACCCAGACGGCGGATGTGCGGTTGATGGCGGCCACCAACAAGGATTTGGAGGCGATGGTCAAGGCGGGCACGTTCCGCGAGGATTTGTATTTCCGTTTGAAAATCGTGGAGTTATATCTGCCGCCGTTGCGCGAACGCATGGAGGACGTTCCCCTGTTGGCTACGAATTTTTTGCGCGAATACGCCAAAGAAAACGGCAAGGCCATCGCCGACTTCACCACCGACGCGATGGGGATGCTTTTGAATCATCGCTGGCCGGGCAACGTGCGCGAGTTGCGGGCGACGATTGAAAGCGCGGTGGTGATGTGTCGCGGGGAGCGGATTTCGGCACGCGACTTGCCGCGTACGGTGCGGTCGGAAACCGCGCCCACGAGTGATCCAGCCCGGTTGCTGGTAAAGAATAATTTGACCGTGAAAGAAGCCGAGAAACAATTAATCATCCGTGCCTTGAAAGAAACCGGTGGAAACCGGACACTGGCGGCCCAGAAGATTGGGATGCCGCGCCGGACGTTTCACCGGAAACTGCATACCTACCATCTGGAAGGATTTTGA
- a CDS encoding ATP-binding protein: MATIKSSFLDKVLGRIGQLDTDGLQTVVQRLARERALLETLFNTIEDGVLVVDENGSIVYFNQAVTRLIGLQPSAEGQSLNKVLPEVDWEKVSRFDREGGAHVVRHEFEVEYPRPRFLRLYAAPLDGERAGSSGVALILHDATEARQKTFDAIESERVQALTLLAASVAHEIGNPLNALHIHLQLMERELKRSREAKPEGGLRFTRKAEARQAPLDVRRLEQYLEVCKGEINRLDYIVTQFLQAIRPAPLQLKLVSLNEVVDRTIELLRPELDNRGLHIKIKPAQSLPATPIDATQVQQALVNLVKNAMQAMTRGGTLTVRTGESHDAVWVSIADTGAGIPSEQLARIFEPFYTTKKKGTGLGLMIVQRIVRAHGGRLELDSRAGHGTTFRLWFPRHEKKPRLLAAALEA, encoded by the coding sequence ATGGCGACGATTAAATCCAGTTTCCTCGATAAAGTCCTGGGGCGGATCGGGCAGTTGGACACGGACGGCCTGCAAACGGTGGTCCAGCGGCTGGCTCGCGAACGCGCGCTCTTGGAAACCTTGTTCAACACCATCGAGGATGGCGTGTTGGTGGTGGATGAAAACGGCAGCATCGTTTATTTCAACCAGGCCGTGACCCGCTTGATCGGTCTGCAACCCAGCGCCGAAGGCCAGTCGCTGAACAAGGTGTTGCCCGAGGTGGATTGGGAAAAAGTCTCGCGCTTCGATCGGGAGGGTGGTGCGCACGTTGTTCGACATGAGTTTGAGGTGGAATATCCGCGTCCGCGTTTTCTACGGCTCTACGCCGCGCCGCTGGATGGCGAGCGGGCGGGCAGTTCGGGCGTGGCCTTGATTTTGCACGACGCAACCGAGGCGCGGCAAAAAACGTTTGACGCCATTGAAAGCGAGCGGGTGCAGGCCCTGACCCTGCTGGCCGCGAGCGTGGCCCACGAAATCGGCAATCCACTCAACGCCCTGCACATTCATCTGCAGTTGATGGAGCGCGAATTGAAGCGCAGTCGCGAAGCCAAACCGGAGGGCGGCTTGCGCTTTACGCGCAAAGCCGAAGCGCGCCAGGCCCCACTGGATGTACGCCGGCTCGAACAGTATCTGGAGGTTTGCAAAGGGGAGATCAACCGGTTGGATTACATCGTCACCCAGTTTCTCCAGGCCATCCGCCCCGCGCCGTTGCAACTCAAACTGGTTTCGCTCAACGAAGTGGTGGATCGCACCATCGAACTGTTGCGACCCGAATTGGACAACCGCGGTCTCCACATCAAAATCAAGCCGGCCCAATCACTGCCGGCCACGCCCATTGATGCAACCCAGGTCCAACAGGCGCTCGTCAATCTGGTCAAGAACGCCATGCAAGCCATGACGCGCGGCGGCACGTTGACCGTGCGGACCGGTGAAAGTCACGACGCGGTTTGGGTCAGCATTGCCGACACCGGCGCCGGCATTCCGTCCGAGCAGTTGGCCCGGATTTTTGAGCCGTTTTACACGACGAAGAAAAAAGGCACCGGACTGGGGCTGATGATCGTGCAACGCATCGTGCGCGCCCACGGTGGACGACTCGAGCTTGATAGTCGGGCCGGTCACGGCACCACGTTCCGACTCTGGTTTCCACGCCATGAAAAGAAACCGCGCCTGTTGGCCGCCGCTTTGGAAGCATGA